Proteins found in one Coffea eugenioides isolate CCC68of chromosome 5, Ceug_1.0, whole genome shotgun sequence genomic segment:
- the LOC113770566 gene encoding 1-aminocyclopropane-1-carboxylate oxidase 1-like, whose product MENFPVINMKNLNGDKRASTMEHIKDACENWGFFELVNHGIPHEMMDTVERLTKGHYKKCMEQRFKELVASKALEGVQAEITDMDWESTFFLRHLPVSNISQVPDLDDEYRTLMKEFAVRLEKLAEELLDLLCENLGLEKGYLKKAFYGSKGPNFGTKVSNYPPCPKPELIKGLRPHTDAGGVILLFQDDKVSGLQLLKGDQWVDVPPMKHSIVVNLGDQLEVITNGKYKSVLHRVIAQTDGNRMSLASFYNPGNDAVIYPAPALLEKEAEERKEVYPKFVFDDYMKLYAGLKFQAKEPRFELMKNVEANVTMGPIATA is encoded by the exons ATGGAGAACTTCCCAGTAATCAACATGAAAAACCTCAATGGTGACAAGAGAGCTTCCACCATGGAGCATATAAAGGATGCTTGTGAAAACTGGGGTTTCTTTGAG TTGGTGAACCATGGAATCCCACACGAGATGATGGACACAGTTGAAAGATTGACAAAAGGTCATTACAAGAAATGCATGGAGCAAAGGTTCAAGGAGTTGGTGGCAAGCAAGGCTTTAGAGGGTGTACAAGCTGAGATTACGGATATGGATTGGGAGAGCACATTTTTCTTGCGCCACCTTCCTGTCTCAAACATTTCACAAGTCCCTGATCTAGATGATGAATACAG GACCCTCATGAAGGAGTTTGCGGTAAGATTAGAAAAATTGGCTGAAGAACTTCTTGATTTACTATGTGAAAATCTTGGTCTCGAGAAGGGCTATTTGAAGAAAGCCTTTTATGGTTCAAAAGGTCCCAATTTTGGCACCAAGGTTAGCAACTACCCTCCATGTCCCAAGCCAGAATTGATTAAGGGACTTCGACCACACACTGATGCTGGTGGGGTTATCTTGCTTTTCCAAGACGACAAAGTaagtggtctacaactcctcaaGGGTGATCAATGGGTTGATGTCCCTCCAATGAAGCACTCTATTGTGGTCAACCTTGGTGACCAACTCGAG GTGATTACCAATGGAAAATACAAAAGTGTGCTCCACCGAGTCATAGCTCAAACAGATGGAAATAGGATGTCACTTGCTTCATTCTACAATCCAGGCAATGATGCAGTTATTTATCCAGCACCAGCACTACTGGAAAAAGaagcagaagaaagaaaagaagtctACCCAAAATTTGTTTTTGATGACTACATGAAACTGTATGCTGGACTTAAATTCCAGGCCAAAGAGCCAAGATTTGAACTCATGAAGAACGTGGAAGCCAATGTTACCATGGGTCCAATTGCAACTGCCTAG